Proteins from a single region of Actinomycetota bacterium:
- a CDS encoding pilus assembly PilX N-terminal domain-containing protein, producing MRKRVLQRLRSEAGVAMVTVLFVGSALSVLASVAAFTTIEELRAGRDDRKASEALAYAEAGIDRLILELRTGKLTWGDIREAGCATAPLTLTDGNVGNGSYSVQLTVFDPSAPLAQQLPPSPWVKETNDAQRPCTQANGTNRPTSPRSNQWFAVTAVGSHPTAKRAVLQGLQIGLLGLPIGIYADTINANGNVTMDGVSLLTPGDVTGREKIAFKNTDPYHTLNDFWPGQDSATNVPAAAHAVGTIYLKKTGGLAAQEHVANSQHLNCTANGIGGAEGQSQWDQSGPGGAIPGGLSPSNCSGIWAGTPAGPPPTSDFTAADLTRVSPQPALSDQDYMTLRDSAKQTGLYCFIASSGTKTCTAKGQTWTFGGTVGATDLTGLPRNFVAYFEYESPTGAFTSNLIHWNGANVWPCSTTASENKSAVIVVRNGSLQMEGDTQVNGAAFIPEGAFDVQGKLLFNGTIIAREFRNLGSATFSMTDCWIGNMPGPFLKVSPALWRELDR from the coding sequence TCGTCGGCTCGGCCCTCAGCGTGCTTGCCTCGGTGGCCGCTTTCACGACGATCGAGGAGCTGCGTGCCGGCAGGGACGATCGGAAGGCCAGCGAGGCGCTCGCTTACGCCGAGGCCGGGATCGACAGGTTGATCCTCGAGCTGCGTACGGGGAAGCTCACCTGGGGCGACATCCGCGAAGCCGGCTGCGCTACAGCGCCGCTCACGCTCACCGACGGCAACGTGGGGAACGGCAGTTATTCCGTTCAGCTCACGGTGTTCGACCCGAGCGCGCCGCTCGCCCAGCAGCTCCCCCCGTCGCCCTGGGTGAAGGAGACGAACGACGCGCAGAGGCCCTGCACGCAAGCCAATGGAACCAACCGGCCCACCAGCCCCCGCTCGAACCAGTGGTTTGCGGTAACCGCGGTGGGGAGCCACCCTACGGCGAAGCGGGCGGTGCTACAGGGTCTCCAGATCGGCCTCCTCGGGTTGCCCATCGGCATCTACGCCGACACCATCAACGCCAACGGAAACGTCACCATGGACGGAGTCAGCCTACTGACGCCTGGCGACGTGACCGGGCGGGAGAAGATCGCCTTCAAGAACACGGACCCGTACCACACACTGAACGACTTCTGGCCCGGTCAGGACTCTGCAACGAATGTTCCCGCCGCAGCACACGCTGTTGGCACGATCTACCTGAAGAAGACCGGCGGTCTCGCAGCGCAGGAGCACGTAGCGAACAGCCAGCACCTCAACTGCACCGCCAACGGCATCGGTGGCGCAGAGGGACAGTCGCAGTGGGACCAGAGCGGCCCCGGCGGCGCGATCCCCGGAGGGCTAAGTCCGAGCAACTGTAGCGGGATCTGGGCCGGCACCCCTGCGGGACCCCCGCCGACATCGGACTTCACCGCTGCGGACCTTACGCGGGTTTCGCCGCAACCGGCGCTGTCCGACCAGGACTACATGACGCTGCGCGACTCCGCGAAGCAGACCGGCCTCTACTGCTTCATCGCGAGCAGCGGCACGAAGACCTGCACGGCGAAGGGGCAGACGTGGACGTTCGGCGGCACCGTTGGGGCGACCGACCTCACCGGGCTCCCGCGGAACTTTGTGGCCTATTTCGAGTACGAGAGTCCTACAGGCGCTTTCACCTCCAACCTCATCCATTGGAACGGCGCCAATGTGTGGCCCTGCAGTACGACCGCCAGCGAAAACAAGTCCGCTGTGATCGTTGTCCGCAACGGCAGTCTCCAGATGGAAGGCGACACACAGGTCAACGGGGCGGCCTTCATCCCCGAGGGGGCATTCGACGTCCAGGGAAAGCTGCTCTTCAACGGCACGATCATCGCCAGGGAGTTCAGGAACCTCGGGAGCGCGACCTTCTCGATGACCGACTGCTGGATCGGGAACATGCCGGGTCCGTTCCTGAAGGTCAGCCCCGCACTCTGGCGGGAGCTCGACCGCTGA
- a CDS encoding helix-turn-helix domain-containing protein — protein MMRVSNMTVYRLIKSGQLAAIRVGKNYRMRRSDVERYLTERSVNVQVTP, from the coding sequence ATGATGCGCGTCTCCAACATGACGGTCTACCGGCTGATCAAGTCCGGGCAGCTCGCCGCTATCCGCGTCGGCAAGAACTACCGCATGCGGCGAAGTGACGTGGAGCGCTACCTGACCGAACGCTCCGTCAACGTACAGGTAACCCCCTGA